The window ATTGCCAAGCGCCGTGGCCTCTACCGGCCCTGCAATTACCTTACGGCCATTTGCCCCGGCTGTCATCTGGCATAAAAGCTTGCTCTGGATTCCTCCGCCTATCATATGTATGGTCGGATAATGTTTGCCTGTACATGACTCAATCTGCTCCAGGGCATATCTATATTTTAATGCCAGGCTCTGGTTGATGCAGCACATAATCTCACCAATTGTCTCCGGCACCTTCTGCCCTGTTCTTGAACAGAACTTACGTATCCTGTCAGGAATATTGCCTGCGGGGACAAACTCTGGTGCATCTGGATCAATAAAACTTTGGAAGGGTTCTGCCTCCATGGCCATCTTCTCCAGCTCCCCAAAGGAATACTCCTGGCCTTCCCGGATCCATTGCCTCCTGCTCTCCTGGGCCAGCCACAGGCCGATAATATTCTTAAGCAGTGTAGTTGTATCCCCATATCCGCCTTCGTTACTCACATTACATTCCAGAGACTTATCGCCAATTATAGGAGCCTTAAGCTCTGTACCAAACAAGCTCCATGTCCCACAGCTGATAAACATGAAATCTTCTTCCTGTGTCGGAACCGCCACAACAGCGCTCTGTGTATCATGGCTGGCAACCGCGATCACCTTGGCCGGCTGGATCCCCAGCTCCTCACAAATATCTTCGCTTAAGGTACCCACTACCGTACCGCTGGGTACGATCTCCGGGAAAATGCCTCTCGGAATACGGAGCGCTTCCATAATCTTATCTGACCAGACTTTATTGCGCGCATCCATCAACTGTGTAGTGGTAGACATAGTATACTCTGCTTTTTTCTCCCCTGTCAGA of the Luxibacter massiliensis genome contains:
- a CDS encoding rhamnulokinase; protein product: MSCDKKQVLAFDFGASSGRAILGTLKDGKIHMEEVYRFSNDPVIIGKTMYWDTLRQFFEIKQGIIKAKQKGGFDSIGIDTWGVDFGLLDEHGVLLESAVHYRDDRTLGMQDAVFKAIPRDELYDMTGNQFENFNTVFQLYSLVQDRPWMLERADKLLLTPDLFNYFLTGEKKAEYTMSTTTQLMDARNKVWSDKIMEALRIPRGIFPEIVPSGTVVGTLSEDICEELGIQPAKVIAVASHDTQSAVVAVPTQEEDFMFISCGTWSLFGTELKAPIIGDKSLECNVSNEGGYGDTTTLLKNIIGLWLAQESRRQWIREGQEYSFGELEKMAMEAEPFQSFIDPDAPEFVPAGNIPDRIRKFCSRTGQKVPETIGEIMCCINQSLALKYRYALEQIESCTGKHYPTIHMIGGGIQSKLLCQMTAGANGRKVIAGPVEATALGNIVVQFMSLGDIKDVNEARQIIADSEKTYEYIPQNQEKWDAAYEKFKTFIQE